A genomic region of Pyrus communis chromosome 14, drPyrComm1.1, whole genome shotgun sequence contains the following coding sequences:
- the LOC137714553 gene encoding uncharacterized protein codes for MARRAIASKALQLTQPSGRFSKICFSTAFEGADGANAVADARESGGEVSGTSRLPAKETLKEGLYEARHQDLAGTSDHAEDGPVKATEMAEETGRDTAKPTMDGAWKASKETTEQIKGPEGPGKDRHHDHEYDPVQGPIDDLRNRAGGYDLSEN; via the exons ATGGCAAGAAGGGCTATTGCCTCTAAAGCTTTGCAATTGACTCAACCCTCCGGCagattctccaagatttgcttctCCACTGCCTTTGAAGGTGCTGAT GGTGCCAATGCAGTGGCAGATGCAAGAGAAAGTGGGGGTGAAGTTAGCGGGACATCAAGATTGCCGGCAAAGGAGACGTTGAAGGAAGGGTTATACGAAGCCAGACATCAAGATCTAGCTGGTACGAGTGACCATGCAGAAGATGGACCTGTGAAAGCCACTGAGATGGCGGAGGAGACTGGGAGAGACACAGCCAAGCCCACCATGGATGGTGCGTGGAAGGCAAGCAAGGAAACCACAGAACAGATCAAAGGCCCAGAGGGGCCGGGCAAAGATCGTCATCATGATCATGAATACGATCCGGTCCAAGGGCCTATTGATGATCTGAGAAACCGTGCAGGAGGATATGATCTC